The following proteins are encoded in a genomic region of Sparus aurata chromosome 23, fSpaAur1.1, whole genome shotgun sequence:
- the srcin1a gene encoding SRC kinase signaling inhibitor 1 isoform X3: MGNAPSQDPERGGSHMISTDDLEYPREYRTLGNSARRFSNVGLVHTSEHRHTVSAAQSLEALTNLHKADMERKRDAFMDHLKSKYQQQQQQLQHPHHSPHHTPPSPSPSHASMRGTSERSAREQVQQQPNYWSFKSRSPRHSQSTQSGLADQAAKLSFASAESLETMSEADIPIGFNRMNRFRQSLPLSRSASQNKLRSPDEFSGVLFLQYGDETRRVHITHELSSLDTLHALIVHMFPQKLTAGMLKSPNTAILIKDEARNVFYELEDVRDIQDRSIIKIYRKEPIYASYPAAAHLANGDLRREMVYSSRDSSPTRRLNTLPSSSTSASGSPSRSRLSYSGGRPPSFAGSHSQHDQQRHPHHPSAGHAANAGLSPSPSAILERRDVKPDEEVSAKNMALMKNEGLYADPYSLMHEGRLSIASTQSLAAIGDPFSFPVSTGLYRRGSVRSLSTYSAAALQGDLEDSLYKPGSSLYSDTYSATLGMGFRMPPSSPQKIPDMQMRDRDSYSSSPRASPVRQSFRKDSASSSVFVESPKSRPSSSSEPLCLTAGPGEGGRATPGFGSAMSGQDSDGSRSVDHRLERMEAMEKQIASLTGLVQSVLTRAPDSDSTCGLLRLCMMAGCPPDQGTEFSRPLPFSSSEKTETNSDGSATGSSSQLPVLGESDDKYKQSTAGRLKKKAHTPSAPLALMPPPPSNSVSRLQMQLHLNGLQQNATDLRKQLSQLRKTQLENQDSVRTLLKRTEAELNVRVADALRKQEDPLQRQRLLVEEERLKYLNEEELIIQQLHDLEKSVEEIQKESSVNHKLVTVQELEEKATVLRKLGETLTELKNQFPGLQSKMRVVLRVEVEAVKFLKEEPHRLDALLKRCKTITDTLATMRKQANEGVWKKQEDFSNPSSKHNDDLRKFSDFDIPTSPPLTINDLGGGNSLSNWSPHSSLSRGHGNPCGPYKDNHPPVPHKGKALEELERRSAADKALSVEVRLAAERDWEEKRASLTQYSAQDINRLLEETQAELMKAIPDLDFAAKQIKPSSNTPSSQNPQMGAATQEHRVNKPQHKLSGKEGGSRRGSDELTVPRYRTEKPSKSPPPPPPRRSFPSSPGMTSRSGEPLIPGKSIKKSESEETEAQKPHVKLRRAVSENPRPASTPPTLASGDKEEREEDKIAAELEGRNFSPVPHIVLTECLPTASEDPVRDLANERPSRDWTGHCTLYQTQTSKQMESFRSSPQPEREQCCFKEEVALLLTELEVRVMSPLEAQEISRITGEALHTLTVSPQTKEVSEAQLRDRPLLVLFMEEETVSQVYRRLLSLLESSKPVPKPRIKSSLPSGQQSSLVEALRRGIETGDRVLTLQHNIEIKMIPGLQQHSVNTTTLPAGLASSVDSLSNQNQRKMRDDIKHSTYRRLDSLEETIRELENTLIELSGHPTAEQLYIETCNKGTPVQTTGSPTSETMKPPVPPKPSSLSPASIQGGHTSIGKVLQASAASKLKHLQQNSTDKTKSGKREDFLKTQGQQQQ; this comes from the exons CAACAGCCCAACTACTGGAGCTTTAAG agccGCAGTCCACGGCATTCCCAGTCTACACAGTCTGGGCTTGCCGACCAGGCCGCCAAGCTCTCCTTTGCCTCCGCTGAATCCTTGGAGACCATGTCAGAAGCCGACATCCCCATCGGGTTCAACCGGATGAACCGATTTCGCCAGAGCCTGCCGCTGTCCCGCTCCGCCAGCCAGAATAAGCTACGATCTCCAG ATGAATTTTCAG GAGTGCTGTTCCTGCAGTATGGAGATGAGACCCGTCGGGTGCACATCACTCACGAGCTGAGCAGCCTGGACACACTGCACGCTCTCATCGTGCACATGTTCCCTCAGAAGCTGACAGCAGGTATGCTGAAGTCACCTAACACGGCCATCTTGATCAAGGACGAGGCACGCAACGTCTTCTACGAGCTGGAAGACGTCCGAGACATCCAAGACCGCAGCATCATCAAGATTTATCGCAAAGAGCCCATCTATGCTTCCTACCCTGCTGCTGCACACCTGGCAAACGGAGACCTGAGG AGGGAGATGGTGTACTCCTCTCGTGACTCCTCCCCAACTCGCCGCCTCAacaccctcccctcctcttcgaCCTCAGCTTCTGGCTCTCCTTCCCGCTCACGCCTTTCCTACAGCGGGGGCCGTCCTCCATCCTTCGCCGGGTCCCACTCCCAGCACGACCAGCAGCGACATCCCCACCATCCTTCAGCCGGCCACGCCGCCAACGCAGGCCTGTCTCCTTCACCCAGCGCCATCCTGGAGCGCCGCGACGTAAAGCCTGATGAAGAAGTTTCAGCAAAAAACATGGCGCTGATGAAGAACGAGGGGCTGTATGCAGATCCTTACAGCCTGATGCACGAGGGTCGCCTCAGCATCGCCTCCACCCAGTCGTTAGCTGCCATTGGAGACCCCTTTAGCTTCCCTGTTTCCACTGGCCTGTACCGGCGTGGCTCTGTGCGCTCACTCAGCACCTACTCAGCCGCTGCTCTTCAGGGGGACCTGGAGGATTCCCTCTACAAGCCTGGAAGTTCACTCTACTCTGACACATACTCAGCCACGCTGGGCATGGGTTTTCGCATGCCGCCCTCATCCCCGCAGAAAATCCCAGACATGCAGATGAGAGACAGGGACTCATATTCTAGCTCACCCAGAGCTTCACCTGTCAGGCAGTCGTTCCGCAAGGACTCggcatcctcctctgtgtttgttgaAAGCCCGAAGTCGAGACCCAGCTCCAGTTCAGAGCCTTTGTGTCTGACAGCCGGGCCTGGGGAGGGCGGCAGGGCCACGCCTGGTTTTGGTTCTGCAATGTCTGGACAGGATTCTGACGGTAGCAGGTCTGT GGATCATCGTCTGGAGCGTATGGAAGCGATGGAGAAGCAGATAGCCAGCCTTACTGGTCTAGTCCAGAGTGTGCTGACCAGAGCACCTGACAGTGACAGCAC ATGTGGCCTGCTGCGTCTCTGCATGATGGCGGGCTGCCCTCCGGACCAAGGGACGGAGTTCTCACGGCCATTACCTTTCTCTTCCAGCGAGAAGACCGAAACCAACAGCGACGGCTCCGCCACCGGAA GTTCATCCCAGCTGCCTGTCCTGGGAGAGAgtgatgacaaatacaaacaatCAACAG CTGGACGGCTGAAGAAGAAAG CTCATACGCCATCAGCACCTCTAGCTCTGATGCCACCGCCACCATCCAACAGCGTCAGCCGCTTGCAGATGCAGCTCCACCTGAACGGCCTGCAGCAAAATGCCACAGACCTGCGCAAACAGCTTTCGCAGCTACGCAAGACGCAG ctggaGAACCAGGATTCAGTGCGAACTCTGTTGAAGCGGACAGAAGCGGAGCTGAATGTGCGCGTGGCCGACGCCCTGAGGAAGCAGGAGGATCCTCTGCAGAGACAGCGCCtcctggtggaggaggagagactcaAGTACCTCAACGAGGAGGAGCTCATCATCCAGCAGCTCCA TGACCTGGAGAAATCGGTGGAAGAGATCCAGAAGGAGTCGTCTGTCAACCACAAGCTGGTGACAgtgcaggagctggaggagaaggcCACGGTTCTGAGAAAGCTGGGAGAAACACTCACAGAGCTGAAAA ATCAGTTCCCAGGCCTCCAGAGTAAGATGCGGGTGGTGctcagggtggaggtggaggctgtAAAATTCCTGAAAGAGGAGCCACACAGGCTTGATGCTCTGTTGAAACGCTGCAAGACTATAACTGACACCCTCGCCACCATGCGCAA ACAAGCGAATGAGGGGGTGTGGAAGAAGCAGGAGGACTTCTCCAATCCTTCGTCAAAGCACAACGACGACTTGAGAAAGTTTTCAGACTTTGACATCCCCACCAGCCCACCACTCACCATAAATGACCTTGGGGGAGGCAACAGCCTGTCCAACTGGAGCCCCCACTCCAGTCTCAGCCGTGGCCACGGGAACCCATGTGGCCCTTACAAGGACAATCATCCTCCTGTCCCCCACAAGGGCAAAGCCTTGGAGGAGCTGGAACGCCGTTCTGCTGCTGACAAAGCTTTGTCTGTGGAAGTCCGACTG GCAGCAGAGCGGGACTGGGAGGAGAAGCGAGCCAGTTTGACACAGTACAGCGCCCAGGACATCAACCGGTTGCTGGAGGAGACCCAGGCTGAGTTAATGAAGGCTATTCCAGATCTGGACTTTGCTGCCAAGCAGATTAAGCCCTCCTCCAACACACCATCCTCCCAGAACCCCCAAATGGGGGCGGCAACCCAAGAGCACCGCGTTAACAAGCCCCAGCACAAGCTTTCTGGAAAAGAGGGAGGATCCAGGCGTGGCTCTG atgaGCTGACAGTACCACGGTATCGCACAGAGAAACCCTCCaagtctcctcctcctccgccaccTAGACGTAGTTTCCCGTCTTCTCCAGGTATGACCAGCCGCAGCGGAGAGCCCCTCATTCCTGGAAAAAGTATAAAG AAGTCTGAATCTGAAGAGACTGAAGCCCAGAAGCCTCACGTGAAACTGAGGAGGGCTGTGTCTGAAAACCCTCGTCCTGCATCTACGCCTCCCACACTCGCCTCTGGGGAcaaggaggaaagagaggaggataAAATTGCTGCTGAGCTGGAG GGAAGGAACTTCTCTCCTGTCCCCCACATCGTGTTGACAGAGTGTCTTCCGACTGCTTCAGAGGATCCTGTCAGAGATTTAGCAAATGAGCGCCCATCACGAGACTGGACTGGTCATTGCACCCTCTACCAGACTCAAACTTCAAAACAAATGGAATCATTTAGAAGCTCTCCTCAGCCAGAGCGAGAGCAGTGTTGTTTTAAAGAGGAAGTTGCCCTGCTGTTGACAGAGCTGGAGGTGAGGGTGATGTCTCCTCTGGAGGCCCAGGAGATCAGCAGGATTACAGGAGAGGCTCTGCACACACTGACTGTCTCACCACAGACTAAAGAAGTCTCTGAAGCCCAGCTGAGGGACCGGCCTCTCCTGGTGCTCTTCATGGAGGAAGAAACTGTCAGTCAGGTCTACAGGCGGCTGCTTTCCCTTTTGGAGTCATCGAAGCCAGTGCCCAAACCCAGAATAAAAtcctccctcccctcaggccAGCAGAGCTCTCTGGTAGAGGCTCTGAGGAGAGGGATAGAGACAGGGGACAGGGTGCTGACACTTCAGCACAACATTGAAATAAAGATGATTCCTGGGTTACAGCAGCATTCAGTAAACACTACTACACTGCCCGCTGGGTTAGCCAGCTCTGTTGACAGTCTGTCCAATCAAAACCAGAGGAAAATGAGAGATGATATCAAGCACAGCACCTACAGGAGGCTGGACAGCTTGGAGGAGACAATACGTGAACTGGAGAACACCTTGATAGAGCTCAGTGGGCATCCAACTGCAGAGCAGCTCTACATTGAGACATGCAACAAAGGCACTCCTGTGCAGACGACAGGCAGCCCGACCTCGGAGACCATGAAGCCTCCAGTCCCACCCAAGCCATCCTCTTTGAGCCCAGCATCGATCCAG ggAGGACATACCAGCATTGGCAAGGTTCTCCAGGCGTCAGCTGCCTCCAAACTGAAGCACCTGCAGCAGAACAGCACAGACAAGACTAAGAGTGGCAAACGAGAGGACTTCCTGAAGACCCAGGGCCAGCAGCAG
- the srcin1a gene encoding SRC kinase signaling inhibitor 1 isoform X2 codes for MGNAPSQANAGACFPKQDPERGGSHMISTDDLEYPREYRTLGNSARRFSNVGLVHTSEHRHTVSAAQSLEALTNLHKADMERKRDAFMDHLKSKYQQQQQQLQHPHHSPHHTPPSPSPSHASMRGTSERSAREQVQQQPNYWSFKSRSPRHSQSTQSGLADQAAKLSFASAESLETMSEADIPIGFNRMNRFRQSLPLSRSASQNKLRSPDEFSGVLFLQYGDETRRVHITHELSSLDTLHALIVHMFPQKLTAGMLKSPNTAILIKDEARNVFYELEDVRDIQDRSIIKIYRKEPIYASYPAAAHLANGDLRREMVYSSRDSSPTRRLNTLPSSSTSASGSPSRSRLSYSGGRPPSFAGSHSQHDQQRHPHHPSAGHAANAGLSPSPSAILERRDVKPDEEVSAKNMALMKNEGLYADPYSLMHEGRLSIASTQSLAAIGDPFSFPVSTGLYRRGSVRSLSTYSAAALQGDLEDSLYKPGSSLYSDTYSATLGMGFRMPPSSPQKIPDMQMRDRDSYSSSPRASPVRQSFRKDSASSSVFVESPKSRPSSSSEPLCLTAGPGEGGRATPGFGSAMSGQDSDGSRSVDHRLERMEAMEKQIASLTGLVQSVLTRAPDSDSTCGLLRLCMMAGCPPDQGTEFSRPLPFSSSEKTETNSDGSATGSSSQLPVLGESDDKYKQSTAGRLKKKAHTPSAPLALMPPPPSNSVSRLQMQLHLNGLQQNATDLRKQLSQLRKTQLENQDSVRTLLKRTEAELNVRVADALRKQEDPLQRQRLLVEEERLKYLNEEELIIQQLHDLEKSVEEIQKESSVNHKLVTVQELEEKATVLRKLGETLTELKNQFPGLQSKMRVVLRVEVEAVKFLKEEPHRLDALLKRCKTITDTLATMRKQANEGVWKKQEDFSNPSSKHNDDLRKFSDFDIPTSPPLTINDLGGGNSLSNWSPHSSLSRGHGNPCGPYKDNHPPVPHKGKALEELERRSAADKALSVEVRLAAERDWEEKRASLTQYSAQDINRLLEETQAELMKAIPDLDFAAKQIKPSSNTPSSQNPQMGAATQEHRVNKPQHKLSGKEGGSRRGSDELTVPRYRTEKPSKSPPPPPPRRSFPSSPGMTSRSGEPLIPGKSIKKSESEETEAQKPHVKLRRAVSENPRPASTPPTLASGDKEEREEDKIAAELEGRNFSPVPHIVLTECLPTASEDPVRDLANERPSRDWTGHCTLYQTQTSKQMESFRSSPQPEREQCCFKEEVALLLTELEVRVMSPLEAQEISRITGEALHTLTVSPQTKEVSEAQLRDRPLLVLFMEEETVSQVYRRLLSLLESSKPVPKPRIKSSLPSGQQSSLVEALRRGIETGDRVLTLQHNIEIKMIPGLQQHSVNTTTLPAGLASSVDSLSNQNQRKMRDDIKHSTYRRLDSLEETIRELENTLIELSGHPTAEQLYIETCNKGTPVQTTGSPTSETMKPPVPPKPSSLSPASIQGGHTSIGKVLQASAASKLKHLQQNSTDKTKSGKREDFLKTQGQQQQ; via the exons CAACAGCCCAACTACTGGAGCTTTAAG agccGCAGTCCACGGCATTCCCAGTCTACACAGTCTGGGCTTGCCGACCAGGCCGCCAAGCTCTCCTTTGCCTCCGCTGAATCCTTGGAGACCATGTCAGAAGCCGACATCCCCATCGGGTTCAACCGGATGAACCGATTTCGCCAGAGCCTGCCGCTGTCCCGCTCCGCCAGCCAGAATAAGCTACGATCTCCAG ATGAATTTTCAG GAGTGCTGTTCCTGCAGTATGGAGATGAGACCCGTCGGGTGCACATCACTCACGAGCTGAGCAGCCTGGACACACTGCACGCTCTCATCGTGCACATGTTCCCTCAGAAGCTGACAGCAGGTATGCTGAAGTCACCTAACACGGCCATCTTGATCAAGGACGAGGCACGCAACGTCTTCTACGAGCTGGAAGACGTCCGAGACATCCAAGACCGCAGCATCATCAAGATTTATCGCAAAGAGCCCATCTATGCTTCCTACCCTGCTGCTGCACACCTGGCAAACGGAGACCTGAGG AGGGAGATGGTGTACTCCTCTCGTGACTCCTCCCCAACTCGCCGCCTCAacaccctcccctcctcttcgaCCTCAGCTTCTGGCTCTCCTTCCCGCTCACGCCTTTCCTACAGCGGGGGCCGTCCTCCATCCTTCGCCGGGTCCCACTCCCAGCACGACCAGCAGCGACATCCCCACCATCCTTCAGCCGGCCACGCCGCCAACGCAGGCCTGTCTCCTTCACCCAGCGCCATCCTGGAGCGCCGCGACGTAAAGCCTGATGAAGAAGTTTCAGCAAAAAACATGGCGCTGATGAAGAACGAGGGGCTGTATGCAGATCCTTACAGCCTGATGCACGAGGGTCGCCTCAGCATCGCCTCCACCCAGTCGTTAGCTGCCATTGGAGACCCCTTTAGCTTCCCTGTTTCCACTGGCCTGTACCGGCGTGGCTCTGTGCGCTCACTCAGCACCTACTCAGCCGCTGCTCTTCAGGGGGACCTGGAGGATTCCCTCTACAAGCCTGGAAGTTCACTCTACTCTGACACATACTCAGCCACGCTGGGCATGGGTTTTCGCATGCCGCCCTCATCCCCGCAGAAAATCCCAGACATGCAGATGAGAGACAGGGACTCATATTCTAGCTCACCCAGAGCTTCACCTGTCAGGCAGTCGTTCCGCAAGGACTCggcatcctcctctgtgtttgttgaAAGCCCGAAGTCGAGACCCAGCTCCAGTTCAGAGCCTTTGTGTCTGACAGCCGGGCCTGGGGAGGGCGGCAGGGCCACGCCTGGTTTTGGTTCTGCAATGTCTGGACAGGATTCTGACGGTAGCAGGTCTGT GGATCATCGTCTGGAGCGTATGGAAGCGATGGAGAAGCAGATAGCCAGCCTTACTGGTCTAGTCCAGAGTGTGCTGACCAGAGCACCTGACAGTGACAGCAC ATGTGGCCTGCTGCGTCTCTGCATGATGGCGGGCTGCCCTCCGGACCAAGGGACGGAGTTCTCACGGCCATTACCTTTCTCTTCCAGCGAGAAGACCGAAACCAACAGCGACGGCTCCGCCACCGGAA GTTCATCCCAGCTGCCTGTCCTGGGAGAGAgtgatgacaaatacaaacaatCAACAG CTGGACGGCTGAAGAAGAAAG CTCATACGCCATCAGCACCTCTAGCTCTGATGCCACCGCCACCATCCAACAGCGTCAGCCGCTTGCAGATGCAGCTCCACCTGAACGGCCTGCAGCAAAATGCCACAGACCTGCGCAAACAGCTTTCGCAGCTACGCAAGACGCAG ctggaGAACCAGGATTCAGTGCGAACTCTGTTGAAGCGGACAGAAGCGGAGCTGAATGTGCGCGTGGCCGACGCCCTGAGGAAGCAGGAGGATCCTCTGCAGAGACAGCGCCtcctggtggaggaggagagactcaAGTACCTCAACGAGGAGGAGCTCATCATCCAGCAGCTCCA TGACCTGGAGAAATCGGTGGAAGAGATCCAGAAGGAGTCGTCTGTCAACCACAAGCTGGTGACAgtgcaggagctggaggagaaggcCACGGTTCTGAGAAAGCTGGGAGAAACACTCACAGAGCTGAAAA ATCAGTTCCCAGGCCTCCAGAGTAAGATGCGGGTGGTGctcagggtggaggtggaggctgtAAAATTCCTGAAAGAGGAGCCACACAGGCTTGATGCTCTGTTGAAACGCTGCAAGACTATAACTGACACCCTCGCCACCATGCGCAA ACAAGCGAATGAGGGGGTGTGGAAGAAGCAGGAGGACTTCTCCAATCCTTCGTCAAAGCACAACGACGACTTGAGAAAGTTTTCAGACTTTGACATCCCCACCAGCCCACCACTCACCATAAATGACCTTGGGGGAGGCAACAGCCTGTCCAACTGGAGCCCCCACTCCAGTCTCAGCCGTGGCCACGGGAACCCATGTGGCCCTTACAAGGACAATCATCCTCCTGTCCCCCACAAGGGCAAAGCCTTGGAGGAGCTGGAACGCCGTTCTGCTGCTGACAAAGCTTTGTCTGTGGAAGTCCGACTG GCAGCAGAGCGGGACTGGGAGGAGAAGCGAGCCAGTTTGACACAGTACAGCGCCCAGGACATCAACCGGTTGCTGGAGGAGACCCAGGCTGAGTTAATGAAGGCTATTCCAGATCTGGACTTTGCTGCCAAGCAGATTAAGCCCTCCTCCAACACACCATCCTCCCAGAACCCCCAAATGGGGGCGGCAACCCAAGAGCACCGCGTTAACAAGCCCCAGCACAAGCTTTCTGGAAAAGAGGGAGGATCCAGGCGTGGCTCTG atgaGCTGACAGTACCACGGTATCGCACAGAGAAACCCTCCaagtctcctcctcctccgccaccTAGACGTAGTTTCCCGTCTTCTCCAGGTATGACCAGCCGCAGCGGAGAGCCCCTCATTCCTGGAAAAAGTATAAAG AAGTCTGAATCTGAAGAGACTGAAGCCCAGAAGCCTCACGTGAAACTGAGGAGGGCTGTGTCTGAAAACCCTCGTCCTGCATCTACGCCTCCCACACTCGCCTCTGGGGAcaaggaggaaagagaggaggataAAATTGCTGCTGAGCTGGAG GGAAGGAACTTCTCTCCTGTCCCCCACATCGTGTTGACAGAGTGTCTTCCGACTGCTTCAGAGGATCCTGTCAGAGATTTAGCAAATGAGCGCCCATCACGAGACTGGACTGGTCATTGCACCCTCTACCAGACTCAAACTTCAAAACAAATGGAATCATTTAGAAGCTCTCCTCAGCCAGAGCGAGAGCAGTGTTGTTTTAAAGAGGAAGTTGCCCTGCTGTTGACAGAGCTGGAGGTGAGGGTGATGTCTCCTCTGGAGGCCCAGGAGATCAGCAGGATTACAGGAGAGGCTCTGCACACACTGACTGTCTCACCACAGACTAAAGAAGTCTCTGAAGCCCAGCTGAGGGACCGGCCTCTCCTGGTGCTCTTCATGGAGGAAGAAACTGTCAGTCAGGTCTACAGGCGGCTGCTTTCCCTTTTGGAGTCATCGAAGCCAGTGCCCAAACCCAGAATAAAAtcctccctcccctcaggccAGCAGAGCTCTCTGGTAGAGGCTCTGAGGAGAGGGATAGAGACAGGGGACAGGGTGCTGACACTTCAGCACAACATTGAAATAAAGATGATTCCTGGGTTACAGCAGCATTCAGTAAACACTACTACACTGCCCGCTGGGTTAGCCAGCTCTGTTGACAGTCTGTCCAATCAAAACCAGAGGAAAATGAGAGATGATATCAAGCACAGCACCTACAGGAGGCTGGACAGCTTGGAGGAGACAATACGTGAACTGGAGAACACCTTGATAGAGCTCAGTGGGCATCCAACTGCAGAGCAGCTCTACATTGAGACATGCAACAAAGGCACTCCTGTGCAGACGACAGGCAGCCCGACCTCGGAGACCATGAAGCCTCCAGTCCCACCCAAGCCATCCTCTTTGAGCCCAGCATCGATCCAG ggAGGACATACCAGCATTGGCAAGGTTCTCCAGGCGTCAGCTGCCTCCAAACTGAAGCACCTGCAGCAGAACAGCACAGACAAGACTAAGAGTGGCAAACGAGAGGACTTCCTGAAGACCCAGGGCCAGCAGCAG